One part of the Bradyrhizobium sp. CB1650 genome encodes these proteins:
- a CDS encoding PDR/VanB family oxidoreductase, whose protein sequence is MSGKCLDAVVLSRHALTERIAEFRIGRADGRPLPMAESGSHIELHFGGGERRFVRHYSIVGPLTLCNDPEPFWRIAVQREDRSRGSAFIHDSFRPGTALMISRPINAFRLSRHQPNTLLVAGGIGVTPMVAMARSLRTRNVDFSMLYAGQERCAMAYIDELEALCGDRLTVQESKRDGIPDLTRLLSLQPAATVAYVCGPGVMIEALREAASTLGWRKERVRFEVFNAAHRPDDGDFEVRLPTGRRVKVGAGMTILDALELAGVDTLSSCRRGECGLCVADVADCDGELDHRDRYFSAEERRAGRQIAICCSRTTGCTLVLNV, encoded by the coding sequence ATGTCCGGCAAGTGTCTCGATGCGGTCGTGCTCTCACGACATGCGTTGACCGAGCGCATCGCCGAATTTCGCATCGGGCGTGCGGATGGTCGCCCGCTGCCCATGGCCGAATCAGGCAGCCATATCGAGCTGCATTTCGGCGGCGGCGAGCGGCGGTTCGTCCGGCATTATTCGATCGTCGGCCCGCTCACGCTTTGCAACGATCCAGAGCCTTTCTGGCGGATCGCCGTGCAGCGGGAGGATCGATCCCGCGGCTCGGCGTTCATTCACGACAGCTTCCGTCCCGGTACGGCGCTGATGATCTCGCGCCCGATCAACGCCTTTCGGCTGTCACGGCATCAGCCAAACACACTGCTGGTCGCGGGCGGCATCGGTGTCACGCCGATGGTCGCGATGGCGCGCTCGTTGCGGACGCGGAACGTGGATTTCTCGATGCTCTACGCCGGACAGGAGCGCTGCGCGATGGCCTACATCGACGAGCTGGAAGCGCTCTGCGGCGACCGCTTGACCGTCCAGGAGAGCAAGCGCGACGGCATTCCCGATCTCACCAGGCTCTTGTCCTTGCAACCCGCAGCAACCGTTGCTTACGTCTGCGGACCCGGAGTGATGATCGAGGCGCTGCGCGAGGCGGCATCCACGCTTGGCTGGCGCAAGGAGCGCGTGCGCTTCGAGGTGTTCAACGCGGCCCACAGGCCCGACGATGGAGACTTCGAGGTGCGCCTGCCGACCGGCCGCCGGGTCAAGGTCGGGGCGGGAATGACGATCCTGGATGCGCTCGAGCTTGCTGGCGTCGACACCCTGTCGAGCTGCCGCCGCGGCGAGTGCGGCCTCTGCGTCGCTGACGTCGCGGACTGCGACGGAGAGCTCGATCATCGCGACCGCTATTTCAGCGCCGAGGAACGCCGCGCCGGCAGGCAAATCGCAATCTGTTGCTCGCGGACTACGGGTTGCACGCTCGTACTCAACGTCTAG
- a CDS encoding S4 domain-containing protein: protein MKARTSAAELVESGHVRVNGVRETSPGHAIKIGDVLTIALDRAVRVLKVIAFNERRGDAASARVLYEEVGARDPRSSA from the coding sequence GTGAAGGCGCGCACCTCGGCGGCCGAGCTCGTTGAGTCCGGCCATGTCCGCGTCAACGGCGTGCGCGAGACCTCGCCGGGACACGCGATCAAGATCGGCGACGTGCTGACCATCGCGCTCGATCGCGCCGTGCGCGTGCTGAAGGTGATTGCGTTCAACGAGCGCCGCGGCGATGCGGCCTCGGCCCGCGTGCTCTATGAGGAGGTCGGTGCGCGCGATCCTCGTTCTTCGGCGTAA
- a CDS encoding CarD family transcriptional regulator, which yields MPNKTAKTAAKATVSKPAAKPAASRTAAAKPASKAPVAAAPAKAPVAAKPAVKPAAAPKVEEKKVVTQRQGFKANEFVVYPAHGVGQILAIEEQEIAGAKLELFVINFIKDKMTLRVPTAKVANVGMRKLSEPALVKKALETLKGRARVKRTMWSRRAQEYEAKINSGDIVAIAEVVRDLYRSESQPEQSYSERQLYEAALDRLSREIAVVQHSTETEAVKEIEAQLAKSPRRTNAKADAAEGEADADNEGDTDDSDGDGTTVADEAA from the coding sequence ATGCCGAACAAGACTGCCAAAACTGCCGCGAAAGCGACCGTTTCGAAGCCTGCTGCCAAGCCTGCTGCTTCCAGAACTGCTGCCGCCAAGCCCGCGTCGAAGGCGCCCGTTGCTGCCGCCCCTGCCAAGGCCCCCGTCGCTGCCAAGCCGGCCGTGAAGCCCGCTGCTGCGCCGAAGGTCGAGGAGAAGAAGGTCGTGACCCAGCGCCAGGGCTTCAAGGCCAACGAATTCGTCGTCTATCCCGCTCACGGCGTCGGCCAGATCCTGGCCATCGAGGAGCAGGAGATCGCCGGCGCCAAGCTCGAGCTGTTCGTCATCAACTTCATCAAGGACAAGATGACGCTGCGCGTTCCGACCGCGAAGGTCGCCAACGTCGGCATGCGCAAGCTCTCCGAGCCTGCGCTGGTGAAGAAGGCGCTCGAGACCCTGAAGGGCCGTGCCCGCGTCAAGCGCACCATGTGGTCGCGCCGCGCCCAGGAGTACGAAGCGAAGATCAATTCGGGCGACATCGTCGCGATCGCGGAAGTCGTGCGCGACCTCTATCGCTCGGAGTCGCAGCCCGAGCAGTCCTACTCTGAACGCCAGCTCTATGAAGCGGCGCTCGACCGCCTGTCCCGCGAGATCGCGGTTGTGCAGCACTCGACCGAGACCGAAGCGGTCAAGGAGATCGAGGCCCAGCTCGCCAAGAGCCCGCGCCGTACCAACGCCAAGGCGGATGCCGCCGAAGGCGAGGCCGATGCGGACAACGAAGGTGATACCGACGATAGCGATGGCGACGGCACCACGGTCGCCGACGAGGCGGCGTAA
- a CDS encoding LysR substrate-binding domain-containing protein, which translates to MQRPPILTIKQVRIISAVATCASLARASEQLNASQSSLSRAIAEVEGRLGQRLFARGWTGMEPTSQGEVVIARCRHMMSSIHAAQEALKAAGARIADLGHHLAWDLLSAVSAIRKTGSVSAAAEYLERSQPDISRALAKIATATGRPPFARSRFGMTATNDAVILADLHTKLLMDVMTLPEQLAALSGKVTGRVSVGLLPFSEQDIVVKVFGEMLSRHRHVRLQAVTGSYAALIDGLRQGELDFVIGPLRNPPPYDILEERHLYDEFFAVVARADHRLARGRRKLQDLVIENWVVAPHGTPTRRHFEELLIGQGLVPPSQTCEIVTFALAEQMIMHSDVIGLLTYSRGKLKAIAKGLKVLSLELPANARAIGLTYRKDQPLTAAQRRFLDILDQKAMRLARAK; encoded by the coding sequence ATGCAAAGACCCCCCATCCTCACGATCAAGCAGGTGCGGATCATCAGCGCTGTGGCGACCTGCGCCAGCCTCGCGCGCGCAAGCGAACAATTGAACGCCAGCCAGAGCAGCCTGTCGCGCGCGATCGCCGAGGTCGAGGGCAGGCTGGGTCAGCGACTGTTTGCGCGCGGCTGGACCGGAATGGAGCCGACGTCACAGGGCGAGGTGGTGATCGCGCGCTGCCGGCACATGATGTCGAGCATCCACGCCGCACAGGAGGCGCTCAAGGCTGCCGGCGCGCGGATCGCCGATCTCGGCCATCATCTTGCCTGGGACCTGCTCAGCGCGGTCAGCGCCATCAGGAAGACCGGGAGCGTGTCGGCCGCCGCCGAATATCTGGAACGATCACAGCCGGACATCAGCCGCGCGCTCGCAAAGATCGCCACGGCGACTGGCCGGCCGCCATTCGCGCGCTCGCGCTTCGGCATGACGGCAACGAACGACGCCGTCATCCTGGCGGACCTGCATACCAAGCTGCTGATGGATGTGATGACGCTGCCGGAGCAGCTCGCGGCGTTGTCCGGCAAGGTGACGGGGCGCGTCTCCGTCGGACTGCTGCCGTTCTCAGAACAGGATATCGTGGTGAAGGTGTTTGGCGAGATGCTGAGCCGGCATCGCCATGTCCGGCTCCAGGCGGTCACCGGCAGCTATGCCGCGCTGATCGATGGGCTGCGCCAAGGCGAACTGGACTTCGTCATCGGCCCGCTGCGCAACCCTCCGCCCTACGACATTCTCGAGGAGCGGCATCTCTACGATGAATTCTTTGCGGTCGTCGCACGCGCGGATCATCGCCTGGCGAGAGGCCGGCGCAAGCTGCAGGACCTCGTCATTGAAAACTGGGTCGTCGCTCCGCACGGCACCCCGACACGCCGCCATTTCGAGGAGCTCCTGATCGGACAGGGCCTGGTCCCGCCGTCGCAGACCTGCGAGATCGTCACCTTCGCCCTCGCCGAGCAGATGATCATGCACAGCGACGTCATCGGACTGCTCACCTACTCGCGCGGCAAGCTCAAGGCCATTGCGAAGGGACTGAAAGTGCTTTCGCTCGAACTTCCCGCCAATGCGCGCGCGATCGGACTGACCTACCGCAAGGATCAGCCGCTGACCGCGGCGCAACGGAGGTTCCTGGACATTCTCGATCAGAAAGCAATGAGGCTTGCGCGCGCGAAGTAG
- the fdxA gene encoding ferredoxin FdxA yields the protein MTYVVTENCIKCKYTDCVEVCPVDCFYEGDNMLVIHPDECIDCGVCEPECPADAIKPDTEPGLEKWLQVNADYAKSWPNITQKKESPPDAKDFDGMEGKFEKYFSPNPGSGD from the coding sequence ATGACTTACGTCGTCACTGAGAACTGCATCAAGTGCAAGTACACCGACTGCGTCGAGGTCTGCCCGGTCGACTGCTTCTACGAGGGTGACAACATGCTGGTCATCCATCCTGACGAATGCATCGACTGCGGCGTGTGCGAGCCGGAATGCCCCGCCGACGCCATCAAGCCCGACACGGAACCGGGCCTGGAAAAGTGGCTCCAGGTCAACGCCGACTACGCCAAGAGCTGGCCGAACATCACCCAGAAGAAAGAATCACCCCCCGACGCCAAGGATTTCGACGGCATGGAGGGCAAGTTCGAGAAATATTTTTCTCCGAACCCCGGCTCTGGGGACTGA
- a CDS encoding ABC transporter substrate-binding protein codes for MALGTVTAAHAADPIKIGVIIPMTGPFQSNGKQIEAAIKAYTKEKGDTIAGRKIEFVMRDDRGAPENANRFAQELIAQDRVSILTGFGTTPAALSAASFASKAKVPQVIMVAATSSIVDKSPYIVRVSQSIPQIASVIGQWAPKSGSKTFVSIVSEYGPGLDAEEWFAKTVEAHGGRVIEKLKVPVANPDFAPFLQRAADAKPDALFVFVPTGAGGNFMKQFVERGLDKAGMKLVAMSDLTDDDLLNNMGDAALGAITGGPYSASHDSPANKAFVARFKAVNPGMRPNIVAVGAWDSLDLIYRAVEATKGDTNGDALIAAMKGQKLDSPRGPISIDPATRDIIQNIYMRKVERHDGELYNMEFETFPNVKDPAH; via the coding sequence ATGGCATTGGGAACGGTCACCGCCGCGCATGCCGCGGACCCGATCAAGATCGGCGTGATCATCCCGATGACCGGGCCGTTCCAGTCGAATGGCAAGCAGATCGAGGCCGCGATCAAGGCCTACACAAAGGAGAAGGGCGACACGATTGCGGGCCGCAAGATCGAGTTCGTCATGCGTGACGATCGCGGTGCTCCCGAGAACGCCAACAGGTTCGCCCAGGAGCTGATCGCGCAGGATCGCGTCTCGATCCTCACGGGTTTTGGCACGACGCCCGCGGCGCTGTCGGCAGCTTCCTTCGCCTCCAAGGCCAAGGTGCCGCAGGTGATCATGGTCGCGGCGACATCGTCGATCGTCGACAAGTCGCCGTACATCGTCCGGGTATCGCAATCGATTCCCCAGATCGCCAGCGTCATCGGCCAGTGGGCGCCGAAATCGGGCTCGAAGACCTTTGTCAGCATCGTCTCCGAATACGGGCCGGGGCTCGACGCCGAGGAGTGGTTCGCGAAGACCGTCGAGGCGCATGGCGGTCGCGTCATCGAGAAGCTGAAGGTTCCAGTCGCCAATCCCGACTTCGCGCCATTCCTGCAGCGCGCCGCCGACGCCAAGCCGGATGCGCTGTTCGTGTTCGTTCCAACCGGCGCCGGCGGGAATTTCATGAAGCAGTTCGTCGAGCGCGGCCTCGACAAGGCCGGGATGAAGCTCGTCGCGATGTCCGACCTGACCGATGATGATCTGCTCAACAACATGGGAGATGCGGCTCTCGGCGCCATCACCGGCGGTCCCTATTCGGCGAGCCACGACTCGCCCGCGAACAAGGCGTTCGTCGCCCGGTTCAAGGCAGTCAATCCGGGCATGCGTCCCAATATCGTCGCTGTCGGCGCATGGGACTCGCTCGATCTGATCTATCGCGCCGTGGAAGCCACCAAGGGCGACACCAACGGCGATGCGCTCATCGCAGCGATGAAAGGGCAAAAGCTGGATAGTCCGCGTGGGCCGATTTCGATTGATCCGGCGACGCGCGACATCATCCAGAACATCTACATGCGCAAGGTCGAACGTCATGACGGCGAACTCTACAACATGGAGTTCGAGACATTCCCGAATGTGAAGGACCCGGCGCATTGA
- a CDS encoding aromatic ring-hydroxylating dioxygenase subunit alpha, producing the protein MDTIDLPRPTDDAVFAAMEPKEPGNFANHATSLIRNCWYACARSGEIGRTPLARRLLGIDVALFRTEAGAPVAMRNRCPHRSFPLARGKLVGDRLVCGYHGMEFGPDGVCAHMPALTQAPATATVQTYPVADRGPLTWIWMGAPDLADEALIPDTWWLSDPAWGTVTGNFHIKSDYVAMHENLIDQTHFPFLHPGTVGTPEYARSKLSVSTENNQVVIRRELKDAPPPGVYGKPANIMHKRVDRTSEARFVSPALHTAFASVRDPAPDPGQPSLYRYNITHVFTPETNNSIHYWWFNSRDYRPGDPGIDSFMFEAHSQAYHEDLEALEWINEVVRTDGESQFDLSFAPDKPGLMARRIMYRLAAKEAR; encoded by the coding sequence ATGGATACGATCGACCTGCCCCGACCGACCGATGACGCGGTCTTCGCGGCGATGGAGCCGAAGGAACCCGGCAATTTCGCCAATCACGCCACGTCGCTGATCCGCAATTGCTGGTACGCCTGCGCGCGTTCGGGCGAGATCGGCCGCACGCCGCTCGCGCGCAGGCTGCTTGGCATCGACGTCGCGCTGTTCAGGACCGAAGCCGGCGCGCCCGTTGCGATGCGCAACCGCTGTCCGCACCGATCCTTCCCGCTCGCCCGCGGCAAGCTGGTCGGTGATCGCCTGGTCTGCGGCTATCACGGCATGGAGTTCGGACCCGATGGCGTCTGCGCGCACATGCCGGCGCTTACCCAGGCGCCTGCGACCGCAACCGTCCAGACCTATCCGGTCGCGGACCGCGGGCCGCTCACCTGGATCTGGATGGGCGCGCCGGATCTCGCCGATGAAGCCTTGATCCCCGACACCTGGTGGCTCAGCGATCCCGCATGGGGAACGGTGACGGGCAACTTCCATATCAAGTCGGACTACGTGGCGATGCACGAAAACCTCATTGACCAGACCCATTTCCCGTTCCTGCATCCGGGCACGGTGGGCACGCCGGAATACGCGCGCTCGAAGCTCAGCGTCTCCACCGAAAACAATCAGGTCGTGATCCGGCGCGAGCTGAAGGACGCGCCGCCGCCCGGCGTCTACGGCAAGCCCGCCAACATCATGCACAAGCGGGTCGACCGCACCTCCGAGGCGCGCTTCGTGTCGCCGGCGCTTCACACCGCCTTCGCCAGCGTGCGGGATCCCGCGCCCGATCCGGGCCAGCCCTCGCTCTACCGCTATAACATCACGCATGTCTTCACGCCGGAGACCAACAATTCCATCCACTATTGGTGGTTCAACTCACGCGACTATCGCCCCGGCGATCCCGGCATCGACAGTTTCATGTTCGAGGCCCATTCGCAGGCCTACCACGAGGATCTCGAGGCGCTCGAGTGGATCAACGAGGTGGTGCGCACCGACGGAGAATCACAGTTCGATCTGAGCTTCGCGCCCGACAAGCCTGGCCTGATGGCGCGCCGGATCATGTATCGCCTCGCGGCAAAAGAGGCGCGCTAA
- a CDS encoding 5-methyltetrahydropteroyltriglutamate--homocysteine S-methyltransferase, translating into MTNALPTDPIRADTVGSLLRPDYLHAARRRFESGEIDAAALHEIEDRAIADVIAYQQDLGLPVVTDGEFRRENWWIDFVRRLEGVEIVAGGGTAFATNEAPRYVPKSVRIAGRINAAEPILVDDFRFVQKHANALAKIAVPSPTRLHFHGGRKSVSTEAYPDIEAFFGDVAAIYRREIAALEAAGCRYIQIDDPLLSYFLDPNLRAEVVADGDDPDARLRRYIRLINDCISERSSATTIGIHICRGNARSTWLAQGTYEGLADTCFALLNVDRFLLEYDDERSGSFAPLRFMPKGRQVVLGLVTTKHPQLEDKDVLKRRLDEAAKLIDPSHLALSPQCGFASVVEGNLITEADQRAKLALVVQTAREYWRAV; encoded by the coding sequence ATGACGAACGCTCTTCCGACCGACCCGATCCGGGCAGACACCGTGGGCAGCCTGCTCCGCCCGGACTACCTCCATGCAGCGCGGCGCCGTTTCGAGAGCGGTGAGATCGATGCTGCCGCACTGCACGAGATCGAGGACCGGGCGATCGCTGATGTCATCGCATATCAGCAAGATCTCGGCCTCCCAGTCGTCACCGACGGCGAATTCCGGCGCGAGAACTGGTGGATCGATTTCGTTCGCCGGCTGGAGGGCGTGGAGATCGTCGCCGGCGGCGGGACCGCATTCGCGACCAATGAAGCGCCCCGATACGTGCCGAAATCGGTACGGATTGCCGGGCGGATCAACGCAGCGGAGCCGATCCTCGTCGACGACTTCCGCTTCGTTCAGAAGCATGCGAACGCTCTTGCCAAGATCGCCGTCCCGTCGCCGACACGACTGCATTTTCACGGCGGCCGCAAATCGGTCTCGACCGAAGCCTATCCCGACATCGAGGCGTTCTTCGGCGATGTTGCGGCGATCTACCGCCGTGAGATTGCCGCGCTGGAAGCCGCCGGCTGCCGCTATATCCAGATCGACGATCCGCTCTTGAGCTATTTCCTCGATCCCAATCTGCGGGCCGAGGTCGTTGCCGATGGCGATGATCCCGACGCGCGGCTGCGGCGCTACATCCGCCTCATCAACGACTGCATCTCCGAGCGCTCGTCGGCGACGACGATCGGCATTCATATCTGCCGCGGCAATGCGCGAAGCACGTGGCTGGCACAGGGAACGTATGAGGGGCTCGCCGACACCTGCTTCGCTCTGCTCAACGTCGACCGCTTCCTGCTCGAATATGATGACGAGCGCAGCGGATCATTCGCGCCGCTGCGGTTCATGCCGAAGGGTCGGCAGGTGGTGCTCGGACTGGTCACGACCAAGCATCCGCAGCTCGAAGACAAGGACGTTCTGAAGCGGCGTCTCGACGAGGCCGCAAAGCTGATCGATCCGTCCCATCTGGCGCTCAGCCCGCAATGCGGCTTTGCCAGCGTCGTCGAGGGCAATTTGATCACCGAAGCCGACCAGCGCGCCAAGCTCGCGCTGGTGGTGCAGACGGCAAGGGAATACTGGCGGGCGGTGTAG
- the cyoD gene encoding cytochrome o ubiquinol oxidase subunit IV → MTTDTHATAADHHHHDDHAHGSLSTYLLGFVLSVVLTAIPFWLVMSGTLPSKQVTALVIMAFAVVQIVVHMIYFLHMNTTSENGWSMMALIFTIVMVVIALSGSLWVMNHLNSNMMPVHEMSGMK, encoded by the coding sequence ATGACCACCGATACCCACGCCACTGCTGCGGACCATCACCATCACGACGATCACGCGCACGGATCGCTTTCGACCTATCTGCTCGGCTTCGTGCTCTCGGTCGTGCTCACCGCGATCCCGTTCTGGCTGGTGATGAGCGGTACGCTTCCCAGCAAGCAGGTCACCGCACTGGTGATCATGGCCTTCGCGGTCGTGCAGATCGTCGTGCACATGATCTACTTCCTGCACATGAACACGACTTCGGAGAACGGCTGGAGCATGATGGCGCTGATCTTCACCATCGTCATGGTCGTGATCGCGCTGTCCGGTTCGCTGTGGGTCATGAACCACCTCAACAGCAACATGATGCCGGTCCACGAGATGAGCGGAATGAAGTGA
- a CDS encoding SURF1 family protein, whose product MGIVRDGGSGTRGAAARPHLWLAVLSLAAFALLIALGVWQIERRTWKLALIDRVEQRVHASARPIPSPAAWPTVSAANDEYRHVTVTGRFLHDRETLVQAVTEAGAGYWVLTPLQCDDGTLVLINRGFVLSERRDASTRQDGNPDGAVEITGLLRMTEPKGGFLRNNDPVHNRWYSRDVAAVAAARGLHDVAPFFIDADAAPRAVGGPIGGLTVIRFPNNHLIYALTWFALAFMLAGKFFVTYGGGLFRRTRFVHEPAGGSDAAARRTGSDAGTIVEPT is encoded by the coding sequence ATCGGGATCGTGAGGGACGGGGGAAGCGGGACGCGCGGCGCGGCGGCGCGCCCCCACCTGTGGCTTGCGGTCCTCTCGCTCGCGGCCTTCGCGCTCCTGATCGCACTCGGCGTCTGGCAGATCGAACGCCGCACCTGGAAGCTGGCGTTGATCGACCGCGTCGAACAGCGCGTCCACGCCAGCGCCCGGCCGATCCCCTCGCCTGCGGCCTGGCCCACGGTCTCCGCCGCGAACGACGAATACAGACACGTCACCGTCACAGGCCGCTTCCTGCACGACCGGGAAACGCTGGTTCAGGCCGTCACCGAGGCAGGCGCCGGCTATTGGGTGCTCACGCCGCTTCAGTGCGATGACGGCACGCTGGTCCTGATCAACCGCGGCTTCGTGCTGTCCGAGCGGCGCGACGCATCGACGCGGCAGGACGGCAATCCGGACGGCGCCGTCGAGATCACCGGCTTGTTACGCATGACGGAGCCGAAAGGCGGATTCCTCAGAAATAACGACCCCGTCCACAACCGCTGGTACTCGCGGGACGTCGCTGCAGTCGCGGCGGCACGCGGCCTCCACGACGTCGCCCCCTTCTTCATCGATGCCGACGCCGCGCCGCGCGCAGTCGGAGGTCCAATCGGCGGATTGACCGTGATCCGCTTTCCCAATAACCACCTGATTTACGCGCTGACGTGGTTTGCCCTGGCCTTCATGCTGGCCGGTAAATTTTTCGTCACATACGGCGGCGGGCTGTTCCGCCGCACGCGCTTCGTCCACGAACCGGCCGGCGGCTCCGATGCCGCCGCCCGCAGGACGGGATCAGATGCTGGAACGATCGTCGAGCCAACCTGA
- a CDS encoding response regulator transcription factor, with translation MTPDRSLIVVEDDAGFARTLKRSFERRGYEVVLAASIEEVRQVLEERSFGYAVVDLKLGGASGLACVELLHTHDPETLIVVLTGFASIATAVEAIKLGACHYLAKPSNTDDIEAAFHKAEGNAEVALDARPTSIKTLEWERIHQTLIETDFNISEAARRLGMHRRTLARKLEKRPVK, from the coding sequence TTGACGCCTGACCGCTCGCTCATCGTCGTCGAGGACGACGCCGGCTTTGCTCGCACGCTCAAACGTTCCTTCGAGCGGCGCGGCTATGAGGTCGTGCTGGCCGCATCGATCGAAGAGGTCCGGCAAGTTCTGGAGGAGCGCTCCTTCGGCTATGCCGTGGTCGATCTCAAGCTCGGCGGCGCCTCCGGCCTTGCCTGCGTCGAGCTGTTGCACACCCACGATCCGGAGACGCTGATCGTGGTGCTGACCGGCTTTGCCAGCATCGCGACCGCCGTCGAAGCCATCAAGTTAGGGGCCTGCCACTATCTGGCAAAACCCTCCAACACCGACGACATCGAGGCCGCCTTCCACAAGGCCGAAGGCAACGCCGAGGTCGCGCTCGATGCGCGCCCGACCTCGATCAAGACGCTGGAATGGGAGCGCATCCACCAGACGCTGATCGAGACCGATTTCAATATCTCCGAAGCGGCAAGACGATTGGGGATGCACCGGCGCACGCTGGCACGGAAGCTCGAAAAGCGGCCGGTGAAGTAA
- a CDS encoding ATP-binding protein, with amino-acid sequence MLERSSSQPDDGKTLPHGELAVTLQPQPDARSGLTGGSPTDDETNRKNMALLIQLRWTAVVGQVVTIGAVHFGLGIPLPLERMGAVIGALVLLNVSSLVWVRHRAAVSNNELLVALMLDVAALTAQLYLSGGATNPFTSLFLLQVTLGAVLLDARSTWSLVALTCASFVWLTVAYRPLELPPNPLSETYTLTVAGMLLGFVLNAVLLVVFVTRINRNLRERDAHLAALRQHAAEQDHIVRMGLLASGAAHELGTPLASLSVILSDWRRMPDLAADHELAEDLAEMETSLQRCKTIVTGILVSAGEARGEGSSPTTVTAFLTDMVEEWRNARSARTLYFVNTFGEDVAIVSDIALKQVIFNVLDNAYEVSRDWVELLAEREGDKLVLSISDRGPGFAPEMLAQLGKPYQSSKGRAGGGLGLFLVVNVVRKLGGSVTAENHRKRGATVRLTLPLATLAIGGGFDA; translated from the coding sequence ATGCTGGAACGATCGTCGAGCCAACCTGACGACGGGAAGACGCTTCCCCATGGTGAACTGGCCGTCACGCTGCAACCGCAGCCGGACGCGCGCAGTGGGCTGACCGGCGGCTCGCCGACGGACGACGAGACCAACCGCAAGAACATGGCGCTGCTGATCCAGCTCCGCTGGACCGCGGTGGTCGGCCAGGTCGTGACCATCGGCGCCGTGCATTTCGGGCTCGGCATTCCCTTGCCGCTGGAGCGGATGGGCGCCGTGATCGGTGCGCTGGTGCTGCTCAACGTATCGAGCCTCGTCTGGGTGCGCCATCGCGCGGCAGTTAGCAACAATGAGCTGCTGGTCGCTCTCATGCTCGACGTCGCGGCGCTGACCGCGCAGCTCTACCTCAGCGGCGGCGCCACCAATCCCTTCACCTCGCTGTTCCTGCTCCAGGTGACGCTGGGCGCGGTGCTGCTCGATGCCCGCTCGACCTGGTCGCTGGTCGCGCTGACCTGCGCGAGCTTCGTCTGGCTGACGGTGGCCTACCGCCCGCTCGAGCTGCCGCCCAATCCACTCAGCGAGACCTACACCCTCACCGTTGCCGGCATGCTGCTCGGCTTCGTCCTCAATGCCGTGCTGCTGGTCGTGTTCGTGACCCGCATCAACAGGAACCTGCGCGAGCGCGACGCGCATCTGGCTGCGCTACGCCAGCATGCGGCCGAGCAGGATCACATCGTCCGGATGGGCCTGCTCGCCTCCGGCGCCGCCCATGAGCTCGGCACGCCGCTCGCCTCGCTCTCGGTCATCCTCAGCGACTGGCGCCGGATGCCGGATCTCGCCGCCGACCACGAGCTCGCCGAGGACCTCGCCGAGATGGAAACCTCGCTGCAACGCTGCAAGACCATCGTGACGGGCATCCTGGTGTCGGCGGGCGAAGCGCGCGGCGAAGGATCGTCGCCGACGACGGTCACGGCGTTCCTCACCGACATGGTCGAGGAGTGGCGCAATGCGCGCTCGGCGCGGACGCTGTATTTCGTCAACACCTTCGGCGAGGACGTCGCGATCGTCTCGGACATCGCGCTGAAGCAGGTGATCTTCAACGTGCTCGACAACGCCTATGAGGTCTCGCGCGACTGGGTCGAGCTGCTCGCCGAACGCGAGGGCGACAAGCTCGTGCTGTCGATCAGCGACCGCGGCCCCGGCTTTGCGCCCGAGATGCTGGCGCAGCTAGGGAAACCCTACCAGTCAAGCAAGGGCCGCGCCGGCGGCGGGCTTGGCCTGTTCCTGGTGGTGAATGTCGTGCGCAAGCTGGGAGGCAGCGTGACCGCCGAGAACCACAGGAAGCGCGGCGCCACCGTCCGCCTCACGCTGCCGCTCGCAACGCTCGCAATCGGAGGCGGCTTTGACGCCTGA